The DNA window GTCGTAGATGATGATGCTGATATAAGAGATATATTGACGATACTATTTAAATCAGAAGGCTTTGATGTTGAAGAAGCCTCTAACGGAAGAGAGGCTATAGAGAAAATTACTCATAGACCGCCTGATTTAGTCATAACGGACTATGTTATGCCTGAGATGGATGGTGAGGAACTATGCCGCTTCATAAAAAGAGACCTACTCTTACGCCACACCCCTGTAATAATGCTTACAGGTAAGAAGGAAGATGTGACTGATAAGATTAAAGGAATAGATGCAGGGGCTGATGACTATATAGTGAAAACTACAGATGAGAAAGAGATAATCGCCCGCGTCAAGATGATCTTAAGACGTGCTGAGATGGACTTAGATGCTAACCCTCTAACCCGATTACCCGGCAATGTAACAATATTAAATGAGATCGAGAACAGGTTAAAATCAGAAAACAAGTTTGCAGTATGCTATGTCGATTTAGATAAGTTTAAATCCTATAACGATAAATACGGATTTGAAAAAGGTGATAGAATAATCCAGGAGACCGCCCGCGTACTCATTGAGACAGTAGATCAGGTAGGCCAAAAAAATGATTTCATAGGTCATGTCGGAGGAGATGACTTTGTAATAATAACAGATGCAGAGAGAGCTGAAGAGATATCTAAATCAGTTATAAAGAAGTTTGATTCAAAGATCACTTACTACTATGCCAAAGAGGACTTAAATAGAGGCTACATCGAATCAAAGAACAGAAAGGGAGAAGAAGAGAATGTTCCTTTAATGTCTGTAACTGTATCTGTTGTAACTAATAGAAATATGGACTTCCAACATGTTGCAGAAGTAGCTGAGCGAGGGGCTGAAGTAAAAGAGTATACCAAATCACTTCCTGGAAGCAACTACGCAATAGATAGAAGAGGTTAATGCCGGGAGGGGGACTTGAACCCCCACAAGCGTTAGCTCACATGGTCCTTAACCATGCGCGTCTGCCATTCCGCCATCCCGGCTTATGAGAAGAATCTATTATATCTAAGAAACCTAGAAAGTCAACCAGCCTAAAAACACCTGTCAAACCAAAGTTAAAATGCCCCCTTTTAAGAGCTGCCACAATACTCTCAATGGAAAAAAGTATTATGGCAGAAAGAACATTATCATACGTGGATTACATGAACCTAGATAAAAGAAAGCTGCTGAAAAAGAAAAACCCCCGTAAAAATCTACGGGGGTTTTAAAAACTAAACTAAATAACTTTTAGAAACTAACTGCTATAGAACCAACGAGTGCAAATGCATCATCATCATTAGCAGCTTCAAATACATCACCTGGCATAAACCAACCAGCCTGTAGACCTATAACAACATCTTCTGTGTAGTCATAGACTATAGCAAGGTCAATCTCATTACCAAGATCATCTTCTGTAGATTTTATACTCTGAGATGCCATGCCGCTATTCCAAGTACTAGGAGCAGAGCTGAGTTTCTCATCAAGTGTATAGTTGAACCAATCAAGTGCAATTGTCAAATCTTCAGTTGGCTGAAATGAACCGCCAAGGTTGATTATTTGAGCATTAGAATTAACACCACCATTTACACCCTCAAAGAGATAATCAGCAATCAAACCTTTGGTTTGATCTTCATAGAGCGGATCCCAAGCGTCAAAATCACCAGCGCTAGTATCATTGTCACCGCTTCTGTAATCATAGCAAAGTTTAATCATAGGAGAATACTCATTATCCCAAACATATGAACCTTCAATTGTTGCTGCTAAAGCATCCATATCTTGAGTAGTGCTATAATCGCCAGTCTGTATTGCAATCTCTGCGCCTATTGTTAAACCATCAGCTGGTGCTAAGCTACCTCTTAAACCAAGAACTGTTATATCCTCAGATGCTGTAGCCTGATCACCATCAACAAAAAACACATAAGCTTCTGTCTCTGCTTCATAATCAGCAAAATCATAAGCAAGATTTAAACCAAGGATATCCTGATCTTCATCATTTGAACCTTCGTAAATTTCACTTATTTTTGCATAAAGAAGATCGATTGTCCAAGGATCGTAATCTAACACACCAACGATAGCATCAAATGATTTGGCTTTGCTCAAATATGGAGCATTGTCTAAATCAGAATCACCTGCAACATTCGCATTAGTGTTAGGATCGCCAACTACAAGTGTGCTACCGTAAGCAAGATCCTGACGGCCTATCATAACTGTTAAAGGTGAATAGAAGATCTCCTTTAATGTTATGTAAGCAAGGTCTAAATTGACGTCAGTATTTTCTTGACCTACTTCGCCCCACTCTCTCTCATTGCTCAATCTAATTGTAGCTGCAACATTATCTGTTAAGTCTGCATCTACTCTTAAACGAGTGATTGTGGCAAAGAAATTGTTTTCATCGCCTGCTGTGTAACTGCTAACATCTGCATCACCAGCATCATCATCTAAATCATAGATATACTGTCCAACTCCATAAGTAGTGATATCACCACTTACTTTTACATTCTGTACAGCTGCAAATGCTGACGTAGCCAGCATCATAAGAGCTGCAATAATTAGTAACTTCTTCATTTACATTCCTCCTTAAGTTAATTCATAGGTTCGTTAATTCCTTACTAACGAGCCTTCTTCCCCTTTCTGGAGAAGAATATACAACGGTATTTACCGATATATTCTTTTCATCTTTCCCTTTTAACCCTTGGACCTACTCTTTTCACCACCTCCTTTTGTCCTAGCTTAAGTTAATGGAAGATGTTTAAGTGGAAGCCAACCTATTAAGATTGGCATCATATCCCCAATATTTTAAAGAACTGTACTTACTAATATTTTATATTCTTTATAAAGCCTGTCAAGATAAAATTAACAATAAATTGACCTTCTCTCAATGTAATATCAACTCTTTTTTTGTAATAAATAGGTTTTAAAGCAGTGTTTATAAGCCTACCTATCAAACAACTCACTCTCAGAACGAGGTGAGACAGCTATTACAAGACTCGAAGATGAACCCTTACCGTCTATTGTTATGACTGTAGACTGCTCATCTTTCTCAAAATTAAGTATCCTTCTCTCATACTCTATAAAGTTAATAGGCTTCCAATTATATAAGGGCATCTGCTCTTTATAGAAGACAACTACTTCTTCAGGAGAGACCCTGCCTGTATATTTAAGAAGACCGACTCTTATCTCATCAGTCTGGAAAGCAAAAGACTCTGTTGCAATAAACTTAAAACCGCTTGGCACTGGTATATCATCAAACTTAAGAAGAGCTGAAACTTCAAGCTGTTTCTCAAAATCACTTAATTTAGAATTTCTTCTGCCGGATAGAGTAGAGCACCCTGTTATAAAGACCGATAAAACCATAAGAGCAACTAAGAAACTTCTAATCATTTTACACCTCCATTTATTGATAACATTATTACTTTAAGAGAATAAATTGTCAAGATTCAATTCTAAAACTAATTACTAAATTTCAATTACTGCTTACTAATTTTAGCCCAACTATCACGTAAAGATACAATACGATTAAATACCGGGTTTCCTTCTACTGAGTTCTTATCTAAAGTAAAATAACCTTTTCTCTCAAACTGATATCTCACTCCTTCTTTTGGATTAGAGAGAGAGTTCTCAAGTTTAGCATTATTAATAACAACTAAAGAACTAGGATTGAGATTAGACTTAAAGTCCTCTCCCTCCCCTGCCTGATCAGGATTGGGCTTTAAAAAGAGATGATCATAGAGGCGAACTTCAGCTGTAACTGCACTTCTAGCTGAGACCCAGTGGATAGTTGCTTTAACCTTACGTCCATCTGGAGCATCTCCTCCACGGGTTTTAGGATCATAACTGCATCTTAACTCAATTGTTTTGCCTTTATCATCTTTTATAACTTCATTACATGTTATAAAGTAACCGTAGCGTAATCTTACCTCACGGCCTGGCGCTAAGCGATAGAACTTACTTTGAGGCTGCTCCATAAAATCATCTCTTTCAATATAGAGAGTATCTGAGAAAGAGACCTTCCTGGTTCCCATAGATTCATCTTCTGGGTTATTTACTGCATCCAGCTCTTCAACTTTATCTTCTGGATAATTCTCTATTACAACCTTTAAGGGATCAAGTACCGCCATGACTCTTGGTGAAGTCTTATTAAGCTCCTCCCTAATTGAGTTCTCAAGCAAGCTTATATCAATAAGACTGTTTACCTTAGATACTCCTATCTTATAGCAGAAATCTCTTATTGACTTAGAAGTATAACCTCTCCGTCTCAAACCTGATATTGTCGGCATCCGGGGATCATCCCAGCCGGCTACAACACCTGAGTTAATTAAGTCTAATAACTTTCTTTTACTCACGACAGTAAAGGAGAGATTCAGCCTTGCAAACTCAATCTGCTGAGGATGGTAATAATCGAGCTGATCTAATATCCAGTCATATAACGGCCTGTTGTTTTCAAACTCAAGAGTACAGATTGAATGAGTTATATTTTCAAAAGAGTCGCTTAGACAATGAGCGAAGTCATACATCGGATATATCACCCAACCGTCACCAGTTCTATGATGCTGCTCTCTTTTAATTCTATACAGGACCGGGTCGCGCATAAGAATATTAGAATGGGCCATATCTATCTTAGCTCTTAATACGCAGAAGCCGTCTTTAAACTCACCCTCTCTCATCCGGTTAAATAGATCTAGATTCTCTTCAACCAGTCTATCTCTATAAGGGCTGTTCTTACCAGGAGTTGTCAATGTACCGCGATGTTCTCTTATCTCATCCGTTGATAAATCACAGATATAGGCCTTGCCATTCTTAATAAGATCTATAGCAGCCTGATAAAACTTTTCAAAATAGTCCGATGCAAAATACTCTCTATCTTCCCAGTTAAAACCAAGCCAGCCTATATCCTCTTTTATAGACTCAACATATTCAATCTCCTCTTTACTGGGATTTGTATCATCGAAACGGAGATTGCATAGCCCCTGATATTTCTTGGCCAATCCAAAATTAAGACAGATCGACTTGGCATGACCTATGTGGAGGTAACCATTCGGCTCAGGGGGAAATCTTGTATGGACCCTCTTCTCATACTTACCATCAAGTAAGTCTTTATCGATAATCTCGGTAATAAAATTAGATAGTTCGCTCTTCATATTAAATATCAATATATTTCAGGCATATTAATAATATTCCCATGCAGCATAAACAGCTAAGAAATATTTTTCCCATGATTCCCCGTATTAATTAATCTTTGCATATCTTGCTGAAACTATTTCATGCATTCTAATTTTTTGATCTTCCGGCAATTGCAGCTCAGAGATTAATTCATCAATTACTGTTATTTTTATAATATTCTCATAGCAGATACTGCTGTTTATTTTAAAAGAACTTGCAAAAATATCAAAATCTTTACGCTCTATATCGTTCTTCTTTCCATTTATAGAGATAGCAAGCTCTTCTTTTTCATTTGGTATTGCTAACCTTGAAGAGACTATATCATAAGCAGGAGCTAATCGAATACTGCCTTCTTGATTATAGGTGATAGAAAAATTCTTTAGGTGCGCATCGCCGTTGCCTATGAGAAAGAAGAATAATAATCTTTCAAAAAATAATTGCAAATCAAGGCCTGGAACTTCAGAGATTACAGCAAGTCTCTCTGCTATCTGCTCTACAGTCCCATTATATTTTCTTTCCTCTCCTACTCCTAGTATTTGACAAAAATCTTCCTGATGTTTTTTCACCCCTCTCTCTCTATCAAATCTTTTTATAATATATGCCCACGTTTCATCTTTTAACTTGATTAAAGAATGCGGCGGAGTATCTATTCCTAAATTATCAGCTATAGTCATACATAAATTTTCATTTTCAGGAATATTAAGAAATGTATTAGTTTGTGGTTTTAAAATATATTCTCCTCCTTCAGGTACAACTTCTAACTGCTTATTCTTCTTGTTTAATTTTACTGAAAGTTTCGGCTGCATTCCGGATATTGATAATTTACCTGCCATTTGCTGAGCTTTAATATTTACCTCCATCAAACTTAAATCAATCTCCGGCAGATAATCCACCCCAAAAAGTTTTCTCAAACAAGCAGCATGATGGCTCTCTCTGCTGTTAACTTCTTTGCCGCAAGAATAGCAGCGCATAATCTTATTGAATCTCCTTTATTGTAACTGCACCTATGGTATCTTCACATGTAGCAAGCAAAAGTTCAAATTTATTATCTTTATCTATTTTCATTATCTTACTGACAATTTCAAGATACCAGCCTTCCGGTAAAAGTCCTAAAAAGAAAGGAAAGAGGGCTCCATCTTCAAAGATTATCTGCTCTTTTGGCAGAGAGACAGAGATAGAATGATAACTCTTAATGAAGCTGTCTTTATATGTAAACCTATATCCCTTCTCAATCTCTTCTAAGATCCCAGCCTCTTGGTTTTTAAATAGAACAAGCGCTTTTCTAAATTTACTATCTTCCATTTTTTATAATCTCAATATGATAGCCAAAAAATTGAAGAACTTGATTAAGCTTATCAAGCCTGATAGTTGGTTTACCCCATTCCAATTCTCTGATAAAACGGAGCCCTACCCCAATCCTTTTTGCCAATTCAACCTGTGTTAAATTGGCTTTCAATCTCAACTCTTTTATTTTTAATCCGATACTCTCCATAGTAATCTCCTTGTTATCTTAAAATATATACCTCATAGGGTATAATGTCAAGTATAAATTATTATTTTCATACCCTATAAGGTATGAAAATAACATCTTTAAACTCAAAATATACCTAAAAGGGTATAATAACTATCAAAACATATTAATTTATACCCTATAAGGTATGAAAAAACAAAAACATCATATCTTTTTTCGAAAGTTATTCCTTGTAATATTATTGCATTCTAATTTTTCGGAAATTATTACAAAAAATAGACTGATGAATTCAAAGCAAGATTTAAGCTACCTGTGTTAGGCGAGTTTCGCAGCTTTTTAGAGGAGTTCAGGGATTGGTGTTTCACTAAAGAGACAAAAAATACACTATGTCCCTTTTAACAACAAGTATCTGTTTTCTCGGAACAATTACAATTACACCTTTTAGCTGTATCCTTTATCATTGCTTTATATTTTTTTATATTTTCTTTCTCAATTTTTTTTAAATCATCTCTATTGATAATAATATTCATACCATCCAGCGGCTTTGTTACGCATGCATATTTTTTTCCACCATTTATCTCTACTATGCATGATTTACAACACCCTTTACTTATATCGGCTCTATAGCAAGGAGCTGGTATACTAATATTTGCCCTATCGGCAATATCAACTATATTTTTATCATTATGGCTAACACTTACTAATCTTCCATCAATGGTAACTTTCATTACTCCTCTCCTTTCCCTGCTATTATAGCAGTTCAAAGTGTTGCGCTAGACCCTTGAACCTACAAAAACACCTCGCAATTTATTATACTACAAGAGGTTAAATATAAAAACTACCCGTGTTGGACGAATTTCGCAACTTTTTGTTATTTGGAGAGGTTGCTCATATTAATATTTACGGATAAACTACGGGGCTTAAACCAGCAACAACTTCAGCCACAATTAAGTATATAAAGAAAATATTTAAATTAATATTAGGAATTTTAAAAATTACTATGGTTTAATAATTTTTCAAAAAGAATAGACATATCATTTCTATTAGAGTGTTATAGAGGCAGGAGAAGACTGAGGTAACAAGAGAGAGACAAAGAATAAGCTGAAAAAACAAGCCCTAATTTTTAGATCGATTGACGGTAAAATCTATGCTCGAAAATACCCACTATTTTGTTATCTAAGAGTAAAATATGAATCTTGCTCATAAGTATACTCCTCTACAACTGTTCCAATAGGATCGACTATTTTCAAGCTCCCGTCTATTTCGCTAACACTAGGATATGAATATGATGATGGACCAAACCCCACCTTAAATTCCCATACAAAGGTATATCCACTATTGATAGCTGCGCCTATTTCTTCCCAGGTAAGACCTGACCTATGAAAACGGAAATCCATTGGTTGATAACTTAATGCTCCTCCATTAGGAAGTTTTCTACCTATAATCTGTCCCTGTCTACCCAAAGGAAGGATCGATCTTACATCTAAATCAGGATTAAGACCAATTGTGCCTCCTTTTTCAACGAACTCTGCAACTGTCTCAGATGATGGCGGAAGCGCAGATGACGAATATACTATCTTTACTGAATCATGTTCATCGCCAGCCACAGTTTGTTTAATACAGTTAACCGCATAGTCACCGCACACTAAAAGTGAGTGCATTACATCAAGTGCGTCACCTTCAATATCAAAAATCGTCTGCTGATATTGCTCCGAAAGATCTGCAGTAAATTCTTCAGGGTAAACAATATTAATTTCAAACATTTCTTCAGTCCTTCCATCAGCATTCTTTATTGAAATATACCATAAATCACCAAGACTCATAAACCCTGATGCAGCGAGATAAATCTCGTTACCTTCTTCTAAGGTTTCTAAGCGAGAGCTAATCTCTGATATCGAATCTTTTATATAGACATCTTCTGCCGAATCTAACAACACACCTAGAACATCAATTGCTTCTTGATTTGTTAATTGTATATTATATCGTTCTCCTTTACGATTAAAATTGGGATTGCGAATGAGTGTTTCAGTGGATAAGGGTGTTGCAGGGGATGTTGTTTCACTTGCAGTCGTAGAATCTACTTGAGTGCTTGGATATGTTGTTCCTTGGCTTAATGGGATAACATATTTTCCACCAAAGTCTGCACCACCAAGATTAGGAGCCGCATCCGCCATCCTAATAATGATTAAACCAGTAAAGATTACTACCACAAATACTACCGCAAACAATGTTAATCTCTTCATTTTCCTGCCTCCTTTTTGTTGCTAGTTAAATTTTCAATACTATTCACTTTGGTGTATTACATACAAAATTCATACCAAACCTGAGATAAAAAACAAATACTTTAGTGGAATATTTGACTCGCACTCAAACACCCACATCTCAAATAGTGCTAAATTTGTGACATATTATTGAATAAACAGCTATAAATCCAACAAATCAGTATAAAATTAATAATAAAAAAACTCTGTAAGTTATTGCTATAGAAATACTTGAGAGATAAAAACTACCCCTGCTGGACGAATTTCGCAACTGGTTAATGCAAAATACTGAGCAATTAAAAATAACAACAAGCACTATTACTTACTAGAAACTAACTTCAACCTTAATACTTTATTGCCTGTTGGCTCATGAACTTTTTCTTCCAAAATCTCAAACCCATAACGGAAATAAAATTTCTGACCAATTTTATTATCTTTAAATACCTCAACCTCAAGGTTGCCACATAACTCCTGAGCCTTATCCATCAACGCTTGACCAGCACCTCTACCTTGAAACTCTGGCTTAATAAATATTGCACCAACTTCATTGCCAATTAGTGCCATAAAACCAAACACCTGTCCATTTTGCTCAACAACCCAAGTATCAGCGTTTGGTAAATAAACATTGGGAATATCATGACGCACCTTCTCTTGAAATTCCTCAGTTAAAAAAGGATGTGCAATTTTTGATGCATCTTCCCAAGAAGACAGAACATCATTTAAATCATTTTCATCATATTGACGAATAACATATTTATCCATATCAAATCAACTCAACCTTTTTCTCATTCTATTCCAAATAAAAATCCGTTGCAAATAATTAAATTACAACGGCTTATGGAATAAAAACTCCCCGTGCAAATATTA is part of the Candidatus Kaelpia aquatica genome and encodes:
- a CDS encoding 2Fe-2S iron-sulfur cluster-binding protein, with translation MKVTIDGRLVSVSHNDKNIVDIADRANISIPAPCYRADISKGCCKSCIVEINGGKKYACVTKPLDGMNIIINRDDLKKIEKENIKKYKAMIKDTAKRCNCNCSEKTDTCC
- a CDS encoding GNAT family N-acetyltransferase — its product is MDKYVIRQYDENDLNDVLSSWEDASKIAHPFLTEEFQEKVRHDIPNVYLPNADTWVVEQNGQVFGFMALIGNEVGAIFIKPEFQGRGAGQALMDKAQELCGNLEVEVFKDNKIGQKFYFRYGFEILEEKVHEPTGNKVLRLKLVSSK
- a CDS encoding glutamine--tRNA ligase/YqeY domain fusion protein; amino-acid sequence: MKSELSNFITEIIDKDLLDGKYEKRVHTRFPPEPNGYLHIGHAKSICLNFGLAKKYQGLCNLRFDDTNPSKEEIEYVESIKEDIGWLGFNWEDREYFASDYFEKFYQAAIDLIKNGKAYICDLSTDEIREHRGTLTTPGKNSPYRDRLVEENLDLFNRMREGEFKDGFCVLRAKIDMAHSNILMRDPVLYRIKREQHHRTGDGWVIYPMYDFAHCLSDSFENITHSICTLEFENNRPLYDWILDQLDYYHPQQIEFARLNLSFTVVSKRKLLDLINSGVVAGWDDPRMPTISGLRRRGYTSKSIRDFCYKIGVSKVNSLIDISLLENSIREELNKTSPRVMAVLDPLKVVIENYPEDKVEELDAVNNPEDESMGTRKVSFSDTLYIERDDFMEQPQSKFYRLAPGREVRLRYGYFITCNEVIKDDKGKTIELRCSYDPKTRGGDAPDGRKVKATIHWVSARSAVTAEVRLYDHLFLKPNPDQAGEGEDFKSNLNPSSLVVINNAKLENSLSNPKEGVRYQFERKGYFTLDKNSVEGNPVFNRIVSLRDSWAKISKQ
- a CDS encoding alginate export family protein; protein product: MKKLLIIAALMMLATSAFAAVQNVKVSGDITTYGVGQYIYDLDDDAGDADVSSYTAGDENNFFATITRLRVDADLTDNVAATIRLSNEREWGEVGQENTDVNLDLAYITLKEIFYSPLTVMIGRQDLAYGSTLVVGDPNTNANVAGDSDLDNAPYLSKAKSFDAIVGVLDYDPWTIDLLYAKISEIYEGSNDEDQDILGLNLAYDFADYEAETEAYVFFVDGDQATASEDITVLGLRGSLAPADGLTIGAEIAIQTGDYSTTQDMDALAATIEGSYVWDNEYSPMIKLCYDYRSGDNDTSAGDFDAWDPLYEDQTKGLIADYLFEGVNGGVNSNAQIINLGGSFQPTEDLTIALDWFNYTLDEKLSSAPSTWNSGMASQSIKSTEDDLGNEIDLAIVYDYTEDVVIGLQAGWFMPGDVFEAANDDDAFALVGSIAVSF
- a CDS encoding HipA N-terminal domain-containing protein → MEDSKFRKALVLFKNQEAGILEEIEKGYRFTYKDSFIKSYHSISVSLPKEQIIFEDGALFPFFLGLLPEGWYLEIVSKIMKIDKDNKFELLLATCEDTIGAVTIKEIQ
- a CDS encoding helix-turn-helix domain-containing protein, producing MESIGLKIKELRLKANLTQVELAKRIGVGLRFIRELEWGKPTIRLDKLNQVLQFFGYHIEIIKNGR
- a CDS encoding response regulator, whose translation is MAKRILVVDDDADIRDILTILFKSEGFDVEEASNGREAIEKITHRPPDLVITDYVMPEMDGEELCRFIKRDLLLRHTPVIMLTGKKEDVTDKIKGIDAGADDYIVKTTDEKEIIARVKMILRRAEMDLDANPLTRLPGNVTILNEIENRLKSENKFAVCYVDLDKFKSYNDKYGFEKGDRIIQETARVLIETVDQVGQKNDFIGHVGGDDFVIITDAERAEEISKSVIKKFDSKITYYYAKEDLNRGYIESKNRKGEEENVPLMSVTVSVVTNRNMDFQHVAEVAERGAEVKEYTKSLPGSNYAIDRRG
- a CDS encoding HipA domain-containing protein, whose protein sequence is MRCYSCGKEVNSRESHHAACLRKLFGVDYLPEIDLSLMEVNIKAQQMAGKLSISGMQPKLSVKLNKKNKQLEVVPEGGEYILKPQTNTFLNIPENENLCMTIADNLGIDTPPHSLIKLKDETWAYIIKRFDRERGVKKHQEDFCQILGVGEERKYNGTVEQIAERLAVISEVPGLDLQLFFERLLFFFLIGNGDAHLKNFSITYNQEGSIRLAPAYDIVSSRLAIPNEKEELAISINGKKNDIERKDFDIFASSFKINSSICYENIIKITVIDELISELQLPEDQKIRMHEIVSARYAKIN